The following proteins come from a genomic window of Actinomycetota bacterium:
- a CDS encoding enoyl-CoA hydratase/isomerase family protein: protein MGTVRTDRGDRGIAVVTLDDADRRNAMTSQMGAALHDAITDLAVDDELRVAVLTGAGAAFSAGGDLAMLEEHARAAREEGVDASAAMRRFYRAFLSVRELPVPVVAAVNGHAIGAGACLAFACDLVVVADDARIGLTFARVGLHPGMGGSWLLPRLVGRQRAAELLYTGRVVRGRDVAAWGGALEALPVERVLPRAMELAGRIAGSAPRVVRQLKVSLRDTWARSLDEQLDAEAAYQARNYASDDVAEGIAAARERRPPRFTGS from the coding sequence GTGGGGACGGTCCGCACCGACCGCGGTGACCGCGGCATCGCGGTCGTCACGCTCGACGACGCCGACCGTCGCAACGCGATGACCTCGCAGATGGGGGCTGCGCTGCACGACGCGATCACCGACCTGGCCGTGGACGACGAGCTCCGCGTCGCGGTGCTGACCGGTGCCGGGGCCGCGTTCAGTGCCGGTGGTGACCTGGCGATGTTGGAGGAGCACGCCCGGGCGGCCCGTGAGGAGGGGGTCGACGCCTCGGCCGCCATGCGCCGCTTCTACCGGGCGTTCCTGTCGGTCCGGGAACTACCGGTGCCGGTCGTCGCGGCCGTGAACGGCCACGCCATCGGAGCCGGTGCGTGTCTGGCGTTCGCGTGCGATCTCGTGGTCGTCGCCGACGACGCCCGGATCGGGTTGACGTTCGCGCGCGTCGGGCTCCACCCCGGCATGGGCGGATCGTGGCTCCTGCCACGTCTCGTCGGGCGCCAGCGCGCCGCCGAGCTGCTCTACACCGGCCGGGTCGTGCGCGGACGCGACGTCGCAGCCTGGGGCGGGGCGCTGGAGGCGCTGCCTGTCGAGCGCGTGCTGCCGCGTGCGATGGAGCTGGCGGGGCGGATCGCTGGGTCGGCCCCGCGGGTGGTCCGCCAGCTCAAGGTGAGCCTGCGCGACACGTGGGCGCGGTCGCTGGACGAGCAACTCGACGCCGAAGCGGCCTACCAGGCCCGCAACTACGCATCCGACGACGTCGCCGAGGGGATCGCTGCGGCGCGCGAGCGGCGCCCACCGCGGTTCACGGGGAGCTGA
- a CDS encoding response regulator → MRLLVVDDEPSVLLLVSANVRAWGHEVVTAATVDEARAQCEGGGIDVMLLDVSMPSMDGPTFLRWLRAAGCEPGRVFLLSAIAPEELERLAADLNVDHITKPFTAPGLRDALLPVIEQAS, encoded by the coding sequence ATGCGGTTGCTGGTCGTTGACGACGAGCCGTCCGTGCTGCTGCTCGTGTCGGCCAACGTCCGTGCCTGGGGTCACGAGGTCGTCACGGCTGCCACGGTGGATGAGGCGCGCGCGCAGTGTGAGGGCGGCGGGATCGACGTGATGCTGCTGGACGTGTCGATGCCGTCCATGGACGGCCCCACGTTCCTGCGCTGGCTGCGCGCGGCCGGATGCGAACCGGGCCGGGTGTTCCTGCTGTCGGCCATCGCGCCCGAGGAGCTCGAGCGGCTCGCCGCCGACCTGAACGTCGACCACATCACCAAGCCGTTCACGGCGCCCGGGCTGCGCGACGCGCTCCTCCCGGTGATCGAGCAAGCGTCGTGA
- a CDS encoding acyl-CoA dehydrogenase family protein, translated as MSDRDRARTVVAALRDVVDSSAQQLASQTAERGSVSVEEMDRHQVVLYDLASTASAVAAAEELLTYGQEGPHEAALALGFAADVAADLIGRTAGRWEQFGVDAAALTGPAGDAVAAGRDPDLLSAIADHVIAKADAGPRHLSEEHEMVRETFRRFADERVEPVAEDIHRLDRDVPDDIIRGLAELGTFGLSVPAEYGGMAEGGPDEMLSMVVVTEELSRASLGAAGSLITRPEIIVSAILRGGTEEQKRRWLPPIATGDKMCAVAVTEPDHGSDVAMLTTNATRDGDEWIIDGVKTWCTFAGKAEYLLLLARTDPDRSKGHRGLSLFVVEKPSFPGHSFHVEQDGGVIDARAIPTIGYRGMHSFEVSFDGWRVPHDNLIGGDDGEGRGFYLQMQAFAAGRLQTAARANGLMQAALEDAVAYSRQREVFGAKLGDYQLTRVKLARMAYQLAACRQLTMRAARLLAKGQGQLEASMVKQLACRVAEWVTREAQQLHGGMGYAEEFAVSRYFVDARVLSIFEGADEVLALRVIARTLLSDALDR; from the coding sequence GTGAGCGACCGGGACCGCGCACGCACGGTCGTGGCCGCGCTCCGAGACGTCGTGGACAGCTCCGCCCAACAGTTGGCGTCGCAGACCGCCGAGCGCGGCTCGGTCTCCGTCGAGGAGATGGATCGCCATCAGGTGGTGCTGTACGACCTGGCTTCGACCGCGTCGGCGGTGGCCGCCGCCGAGGAGCTGCTGACCTACGGGCAGGAAGGTCCCCACGAGGCGGCCTTGGCGTTGGGGTTCGCCGCCGACGTGGCCGCCGACCTGATCGGCCGTACCGCGGGTCGGTGGGAGCAGTTCGGTGTCGACGCGGCGGCGCTGACCGGACCAGCCGGCGACGCGGTCGCCGCGGGACGTGATCCCGATCTGCTGTCGGCGATCGCCGACCACGTCATCGCCAAGGCCGACGCCGGTCCTCGCCACTTGTCGGAAGAGCACGAGATGGTGCGCGAGACGTTCCGGCGTTTCGCCGACGAACGCGTCGAGCCGGTCGCCGAGGACATCCACCGCCTGGATCGCGACGTCCCCGACGACATCATCCGTGGCCTGGCAGAGCTCGGCACGTTCGGGCTGTCGGTCCCCGCCGAGTACGGCGGCATGGCCGAGGGGGGCCCCGACGAGATGCTCAGCATGGTCGTCGTCACCGAAGAGCTCTCGCGCGCGTCGTTGGGTGCCGCGGGCTCGCTGATCACGCGCCCCGAGATCATCGTCAGCGCCATCCTGCGCGGCGGCACCGAGGAACAGAAGCGCCGCTGGCTCCCGCCGATCGCCACCGGGGACAAGATGTGCGCGGTGGCGGTGACGGAACCCGATCACGGCTCCGACGTCGCGATGCTGACAACCAACGCGACCCGCGACGGCGATGAGTGGATCATCGATGGGGTCAAGACCTGGTGCACGTTCGCCGGGAAGGCGGAGTACCTGCTGTTGCTGGCCCGCACCGACCCGGACCGCTCGAAGGGGCATCGGGGCCTGTCCCTGTTCGTGGTGGAGAAGCCATCGTTTCCCGGCCACAGCTTCCACGTCGAGCAGGACGGCGGCGTGATCGACGCGCGCGCGATCCCCACCATCGGCTACCGCGGGATGCACTCGTTCGAGGTGTCCTTCGACGGCTGGCGCGTGCCCCACGACAACCTCATCGGCGGGGACGACGGTGAAGGCCGGGGCTTCTACCTGCAGATGCAGGCATTCGCGGCGGGGCGGCTGCAGACGGCTGCGCGTGCCAACGGGCTGATGCAGGCCGCGCTGGAGGACGCGGTGGCCTACAGCCGCCAGCGCGAGGTGTTCGGGGCCAAGCTCGGCGACTACCAGCTGACCCGCGTGAAGCTGGCGCGGATGGCCTATCAGCTGGCCGCCTGTCGCCAGCTGACGATGCGGGCGGCGCGCCTGCTGGCCAAGGGCCAGGGACAGCTGGAAGCCTCCATGGTCAAACAGCTGGCGTGTCGCGTCGCCGAGTGGGTCACCCGCGAAGCCCAGCAGTTGCACGGTGGCATGGGCTACGCCGAGGAGTTCGCCGTGTCGCGGTACTTCGTCGACGCCCGGGTGCTGTCGATCTTCGAAGGCGCCGACGAAGTGCTGGCGCTGCGGGTGATCGCTCGGACGTTGCTGTCCGACGCCCTCGACCGTTAG
- a CDS encoding ROK family protein: MATLGVDIGGRWMHTVVLDEGDEVIGTARMRTPTTGDRTAVVEVIVASVHEAADRAGVATDELSGIGVGSPGVVTDGTVGQAVNVPGWTERFRLSEMLSQQFAPPIRILNDVTAVAVGEHRLGAGRGAQHLIMVWVGTGVGGGLILDGKLYEGAFGAAGEFGHTVVERGGAVCPCGRRGCVEAYIGRRAMEHAARRALDEGRHTSLFRIADELGSDRLTSQVFKEAYDRGDPVAADLLDWGAEALAKGIASAVNLLDVERVVIGGGLADRLGRLFITKVESAARPALFLQPARVEIVSAALGDASGAIGAALVARDAEGGGEPGDA, from the coding sequence GTGGCAACGCTCGGCGTGGACATCGGGGGCAGGTGGATGCACACCGTCGTCCTCGACGAGGGCGATGAGGTCATCGGCACCGCCCGCATGCGGACCCCGACCACCGGTGACCGCACCGCGGTCGTCGAGGTGATCGTCGCCAGCGTCCACGAGGCGGCCGACCGGGCGGGGGTGGCGACCGACGAGCTGTCTGGGATCGGCGTGGGCTCGCCCGGCGTGGTGACCGACGGGACGGTGGGCCAGGCGGTCAACGTCCCGGGGTGGACCGAGCGCTTCCGCCTGTCGGAGATGCTCAGCCAACAGTTCGCCCCACCGATCCGCATCCTGAACGACGTCACGGCCGTGGCGGTCGGAGAGCACCGCCTGGGTGCGGGCCGGGGCGCCCAGCACCTGATCATGGTGTGGGTCGGGACGGGCGTCGGCGGGGGGCTGATCCTCGACGGCAAGCTGTACGAGGGCGCGTTCGGGGCCGCCGGGGAGTTCGGCCACACGGTCGTCGAGCGCGGCGGCGCGGTCTGCCCGTGCGGCCGGCGCGGCTGCGTCGAGGCCTACATCGGTCGCCGCGCGATGGAGCATGCCGCCCGCCGGGCTCTCGACGAGGGTCGGCACACGTCGCTGTTCCGCATCGCCGACGAGCTCGGCAGCGACCGGTTGACCTCCCAGGTGTTCAAGGAGGCGTACGACCGCGGGGATCCGGTGGCGGCCGACCTGCTCGACTGGGGCGCCGAGGCCCTGGCGAAGGGCATCGCGTCGGCGGTCAACCTCCTCGACGTCGAACGCGTCGTGATCGGTGGCGGGCTCGCCGATCGCCTCGGGCGGCTGTTCATCACCAAGGTCGAGTCGGCTGCCCGGCCCGCGCTGTTCCTGCAACCGGCCCGGGTCGAGATCGTGTCGGCCGCGCTGGGTGATGCCAGCGGGGCGATCGGGGCGGCACTGGTTGCCCGGGACGCGGAGGGTGGCGGCGAACCCGGCGACGCCTGA
- the pruA gene encoding L-glutamate gamma-semialdehyde dehydrogenase, with the protein MLDARTVPPPPTNEPVRDYAPGSVEKASLKERLSALRKETVEAPCVIAGREVTTGSTFEVRAPHDRGLHLATVHAAGLDQVNAAIEAALYAKEDWAVLPFEERAAVLLRAAELLAGPWRDTLNAATMLGQSKTIYQAEIDSACELIDFLRFNVAFAAEILAEQPLSSPGVWNRVDHRPLEGFVLAMTPFNFTSIAGNLPIAPALMGNTVVWKPSEKQAFSAHFFMRLLQVAGLPDGVINLVHGDGKLVSDVCFDHPEFAGLHFTGSATVLQALWRKIGGNVRSYRNFPRIVGESGGKDFVVAHASAETDALVTALTRGAFEYQGQKCSAASRAYLPASTWAAVRDRLVDVTRSLAMGDITDFRNFMGAVIDRSAFAKHRAAIEEARHEADVGILVGGGADDGEGWFVEPTILTTSDPYYRTMSQELFGPILTVFVYDDSAWEWALDLVDTTSPYALTGSVFATDRGAILEASQRLRYAAGNFYINDKPTGAVVGQQPFGGARSSGTNDKAGSKTNLQRWVSPRALKETFVPPTDHAYPHMGQE; encoded by the coding sequence TTGCTCGACGCACGTACCGTCCCGCCACCGCCCACCAACGAGCCGGTACGCGACTACGCCCCAGGCTCGGTCGAGAAGGCGAGCTTGAAGGAACGGCTCTCCGCACTGCGCAAGGAGACCGTCGAGGCGCCCTGCGTGATCGCCGGACGGGAGGTGACCACCGGATCGACGTTCGAGGTCCGCGCCCCCCACGACCGAGGCCTGCACCTCGCGACGGTGCACGCGGCCGGCCTCGACCAGGTCAACGCCGCGATCGAAGCCGCCTTGTACGCCAAGGAGGACTGGGCCGTGCTGCCGTTCGAGGAGCGCGCCGCGGTGCTGCTCCGCGCCGCCGAGCTGCTCGCCGGCCCGTGGCGCGACACCCTCAACGCGGCGACCATGCTCGGCCAGTCGAAGACCATCTACCAGGCTGAGATCGATTCGGCGTGCGAGCTGATCGACTTTCTCCGCTTCAACGTGGCGTTCGCCGCCGAGATCCTGGCCGAACAGCCCCTGAGCAGCCCAGGGGTCTGGAACCGGGTCGACCACCGCCCGCTGGAGGGGTTCGTCCTGGCGATGACCCCGTTCAACTTCACGTCGATCGCGGGGAACCTGCCCATCGCTCCGGCCCTGATGGGCAACACCGTGGTGTGGAAGCCGTCCGAGAAGCAGGCTTTCTCGGCGCACTTCTTCATGCGGCTGCTGCAGGTGGCGGGCCTGCCCGACGGCGTGATCAACCTGGTCCACGGCGACGGGAAGCTGGTGTCGGACGTGTGCTTCGACCACCCCGAGTTCGCCGGGCTCCATTTCACCGGGTCGGCCACGGTGCTGCAGGCGCTGTGGCGGAAGATCGGCGGCAACGTCCGCAGCTACCGCAACTTCCCCCGCATCGTCGGCGAGAGCGGAGGGAAGGACTTCGTGGTGGCGCACGCCTCGGCGGAGACGGACGCGCTCGTGACCGCGCTGACGCGCGGGGCGTTCGAGTACCAGGGCCAGAAGTGCTCGGCCGCCTCCCGCGCCTACCTGCCGGCGTCGACGTGGGCGGCGGTCCGCGACCGCCTGGTTGACGTCACCCGTTCTCTGGCGATGGGCGACATCACCGACTTCCGCAACTTCATGGGTGCGGTGATCGACCGCAGCGCGTTCGCCAAGCACCGCGCCGCCATCGAGGAGGCCCGCCACGAGGCCGACGTGGGGATCCTGGTCGGCGGCGGCGCCGACGACGGCGAGGGCTGGTTCGTCGAACCCACGATCCTGACCACCAGCGACCCGTACTACCGCACGATGAGCCAGGAGCTGTTCGGCCCGATCCTGACCGTCTTCGTGTACGACGACAGCGCGTGGGAATGGGCGCTCGACCTGGTCGACACCACCTCGCCGTACGCGCTGACCGGTTCAGTGTTCGCGACCGACCGCGGCGCGATCCTCGAGGCCAGCCAACGCCTGCGCTACGCCGCCGGGAACTTCTACATCAACGACAAGCCCACCGGCGCGGTCGTCGGCCAGCAGCCGTTCGGCGGGGCGCGGTCCTCGGGCACCAACGACAAGGCCGGTTCGAAGACGAACCTGCAGCGGTGGGTCAGCCCGCGCGCGCTCAAGGAGACGTTCGTCCCGCCGACCGACCACGCCTACCCGCACATGGGTCAGGAGTGA
- a CDS encoding CHRD domain-containing protein, producing MTVTAALALALAACGDGEPEEEPTPTPTPTPTATVGMEATAPVDGLEHVVLGATLTGEAEVPESGDPDGVGTAKVDTPGPGSICYNLSVENVDDPAAAHIHEGTEEEAGDIVVDFAPTFTAQDGEFTANGCVDVDQALVDEIFADPDAFYVNVHNEEYPGGAVRGQLEEQGPA from the coding sequence GTGACCGTCACAGCGGCGTTGGCGTTGGCGCTGGCCGCCTGCGGGGACGGTGAACCGGAGGAGGAGCCCACGCCGACGCCGACCCCGACCCCGACCGCGACCGTCGGCATGGAGGCCACGGCACCCGTCGATGGCCTCGAGCACGTCGTGCTCGGGGCGACCTTGACCGGTGAGGCGGAGGTCCCAGAGTCAGGCGACCCCGACGGAGTGGGGACCGCGAAGGTGGACACCCCCGGCCCGGGCAGCATCTGTTACAACCTCAGCGTCGAGAACGTCGACGACCCCGCCGCCGCACACATCCACGAGGGCACCGAGGAGGAGGCGGGCGACATCGTCGTCGACTTCGCCCCGACGTTCACGGCGCAGGACGGTGAGTTCACCGCCAACGGTTGCGTCGACGTCGACCAGGCTCTGGTCGACGAGATCTTCGCCGACCCGGACGCCTTCTACGTCAACGTCCACAACGAGGAGTACCCGGGCGGAGCGGTCCGCGGCCAGCTGGAGGAGCAGGGCCCCGCCTGA
- a CDS encoding haloacid dehalogenase type II yields MSAPGDRGARRPVAVVFDVNETLFALDHVGDAFEAIGLPGSALDLWFARTLSDGFALAATADFATFSDLGLYHLGRITRSFGLEHDEATLEQVLGAFEELDAHQDVAPALQRLKEAGTRIATLTNGSADITRTLLRRHGLEGLVERCFAAAEAGAWKPRAEPYRFAAQELRLAPADCAMVAVHSWDVHGAKRAGLTAAWVSRLEGRPVPPMHDADITARSLNEAIDGLLALPPAT; encoded by the coding sequence GTGAGCGCACCCGGCGATCGCGGCGCGAGACGTCCCGTCGCGGTCGTGTTCGACGTCAACGAGACGCTGTTCGCCCTGGATCACGTCGGCGACGCTTTCGAGGCGATCGGCCTGCCCGGCTCGGCGTTGGACTTGTGGTTCGCACGAACGCTGTCCGACGGGTTCGCGCTGGCGGCGACGGCGGACTTCGCCACGTTCTCCGACCTCGGCCTGTACCACCTGGGCCGGATCACGCGTTCCTTCGGCCTGGAGCACGACGAGGCGACGCTGGAACAGGTGCTGGGCGCCTTCGAGGAGCTGGACGCCCACCAGGACGTCGCCCCGGCGTTGCAGCGGCTGAAGGAGGCCGGAACGCGGATCGCGACGCTGACCAACGGCAGCGCCGACATCACCCGCACGCTGCTGCGCCGCCACGGCCTGGAGGGGCTGGTGGAGCGCTGCTTCGCGGCTGCGGAGGCAGGCGCGTGGAAACCGCGCGCCGAGCCGTACCGCTTCGCGGCGCAGGAGCTGCGGCTGGCGCCGGCGGACTGCGCCATGGTCGCGGTGCACTCCTGGGACGTGCACGGCGCGAAACGGGCCGGGCTCACCGCGGCGTGGGTGTCGCGGCTCGAGGGTCGCCCCGTGCCTCCGATGCACGACGCGGACATCACAGCCCGCAGCCTCAACGAGGCCATCGACGGTCTCCTGGCGCTCCCGCCGGCGACCTAG
- a CDS encoding HAMP domain-containing histidine kinase codes for MADQPGRHDRAAAGAMAVPVASLALLAVVLLLPLPWLRGSAYLGDASFHAGLELVGGVVGLMAGIAITVRYSALAERTDLLIGLAFFANGTADVVHGTLAMVAARGWPAGLSLELLVAGTYVTGRFMMAMLLLGAPVVAGRMWAQERPERLRTVIVAACAAIAISAALTAFAAQLTALPRLVLPENLIARPADFFSGVVLAVAALVLLRHHIRTGDRMIWWVTIAAAIAAAGQIIMGFSTQLYDAAFDVAHAYKILGYAVPLVALSLYHVGVIAERDRYAAAVRRYTRELERANEELEVASDAKSSFVSVVSHELRTPLTSILGFASMMREYWDSTPDAEKRQYLEVIERQADRLSRLVNDLLAISRLESGVIEVRRRDLEVAPCLKQTLSDLGDVAAFVSVNVADDLVVHADPDHLERILVNLVGNASKYGEPPITVEAYRADGAVEITVADHGPGVPSSFKPNLFEKFAQAESGYTRSSQGTGLGLAITRGLVSVQGGEIWYEDNEPHGARFCVRLPEGGPDAVAGR; via the coding sequence GTGGCCGACCAGCCGGGGAGACACGACCGGGCGGCAGCCGGGGCGATGGCTGTCCCCGTGGCGTCCCTGGCCCTGCTCGCGGTCGTGCTGCTCCTGCCGCTTCCATGGCTGCGTGGCTCCGCCTATCTCGGCGACGCGAGCTTCCACGCCGGGCTCGAACTGGTCGGCGGCGTGGTCGGCCTCATGGCCGGCATCGCGATCACCGTGCGTTACTCGGCCCTGGCCGAGCGCACCGACCTGCTGATCGGGCTGGCGTTCTTCGCCAACGGAACCGCCGATGTGGTCCACGGCACGCTGGCGATGGTGGCGGCGCGGGGCTGGCCGGCTGGGCTGTCGCTGGAGCTGCTGGTCGCCGGCACCTACGTGACCGGACGGTTCATGATGGCGATGCTCCTGCTCGGCGCCCCGGTCGTGGCGGGGCGCATGTGGGCGCAGGAACGCCCCGAGCGCCTGCGGACGGTGATCGTCGCCGCGTGCGCTGCGATCGCGATCAGCGCGGCACTGACGGCTTTCGCGGCGCAGCTGACCGCCCTCCCGCGGCTCGTCCTGCCGGAGAACCTGATCGCCCGCCCGGCGGACTTCTTCAGCGGCGTGGTCCTGGCGGTCGCCGCGCTCGTGCTGCTCCGCCACCACATCCGCACCGGTGATCGCATGATCTGGTGGGTGACGATCGCGGCGGCGATCGCTGCCGCGGGGCAGATCATCATGGGGTTTTCGACCCAGCTGTACGACGCCGCCTTCGACGTAGCGCACGCCTACAAGATCCTGGGTTACGCGGTCCCGCTGGTGGCCCTTTCCCTGTACCACGTCGGCGTCATCGCCGAACGCGACCGCTACGCCGCCGCGGTGCGGCGCTACACCCGCGAGCTGGAGCGCGCCAACGAGGAACTCGAGGTCGCCAGCGACGCCAAGAGCTCGTTCGTGTCGGTGGTCTCGCACGAGCTGCGCACGCCGCTGACGTCGATCCTGGGCTTCGCGTCGATGATGCGTGAGTACTGGGACTCCACTCCCGACGCGGAGAAGAGGCAGTACCTGGAGGTGATCGAGCGGCAGGCCGACCGGCTGTCGCGGCTGGTCAACGACCTGTTGGCGATCTCGCGCTTGGAGTCCGGCGTGATCGAGGTGCGTCGGCGCGACCTCGAGGTGGCACCTTGCCTGAAGCAGACCTTGAGCGATCTTGGAGACGTGGCCGCGTTCGTGTCCGTCAACGTCGCCGATGACCTGGTCGTCCACGCCGATCCCGATCACCTCGAACGCATCCTGGTGAACCTGGTGGGGAACGCCAGCAAGTACGGCGAGCCGCCCATCACCGTCGAGGCGTACCGCGCCGACGGTGCCGTCGAGATCACGGTGGCCGATCACGGCCCGGGGGTGCCGTCGTCGTTCAAGCCCAACCTGTTCGAGAAGTTCGCTCAGGCCGAGTCCGGGTACACGCGCTCGTCCCAGGGGACCGGTCTGGGTCTGGCGATCACCCGCGGTCTGGTCAGCGTCCAGGGGGGAGAGATCTGGTACGAAGACAACGAACCGCACGGGGCGCGATTCTGCGTGCGGCTGCCGGAAGGGGGGCCCGATGCGGTTGCTGGTCGTTGA
- a CDS encoding response regulator — MSGEGSAGRILIIEDDQDIADLIRAQLQKEGYRVDAAPGGQEGIDAALADPPDVVILDLRMNPVDGFEVLRALGEDGRTDQVPVLVVSILEEEGRARAAGAKGFVLKPFRPANVTDAVRQLLP; from the coding sequence GTGAGTGGCGAGGGTTCCGCCGGGCGCATCCTGATCATCGAGGATGATCAGGACATCGCAGACCTGATCCGCGCCCAGCTCCAGAAGGAGGGGTACCGCGTCGACGCCGCGCCGGGCGGGCAGGAGGGGATCGACGCTGCGCTGGCCGATCCCCCCGACGTCGTGATCCTCGACCTACGCATGAACCCGGTCGACGGCTTCGAGGTGCTCCGCGCACTCGGGGAGGACGGCCGCACCGATCAGGTCCCCGTCCTCGTGGTGTCGATCCTGGAGGAGGAGGGACGCGCGCGGGCTGCCGGCGCCAAGGGGTTCGTTCTCAAGCCGTTCCGCCCCGCCAACGTCACCGACGCCGTGCGGCAGCTGCTGCCTTGA